GCAGGAATCAGTCGGAAATCTCTATTCCATAGTAGATAGCTAATAGATGATATAGCCTGTAACATGGTATCTAGAATAATAGCAGGCACCCAATAAATTGTCCGACTTGGAAATAATAACTTGTCTGATTGTAGATCTGTGATCAAAGCTTAGTATCCACTTAGTTAACACACCTCCTTTTGGTGTATACAAACTAGCGCTTATACACATACGCTGAATTTTGGTCATATGATATGCCGTAAACTGTGTATTGAGCaacttaataatgataataataatgacagtagTAGTGGCTGATATTTGTTAAGTATATTCCATATGTCAGGTGTATTCTAagcatattataattattaattgttTAATCCTCATTAAACTTCCATGAATACGTATTGGTGGCTCCATTTTTGTGGATGAGAAAAAGACGcccagaaaagttaaataaagtaTTCAAAGTGACATAACTtataagtggtagagccagaatttaaacccaggcagtctgactttaGATCCCAAATTCCTTAACTAATTTAAGAAGCTAATTTAAGCTAAACTGAGTCAGCTTTAtgaatttcatttaatatttttcctttaaaagaatatttgtgataaataattgtgcatattttgggggtacaatATGATATTTTGATCTACGTTTACATTCTAGAAAGATTTAATCaatggccgggagcagtggctcacgcctgtaatcccagcactttgggaggccaaggcgggtggatcacgaggtcaggagattgagaccatcctggccaacatggtgaaaccccatctctaccaaaaatacaaaaattagccaggtgtagtggtgggcgcctgtagtcccaggtactcagaaggttgaggcaggagaattgcttgaacccgagaggcggaggttgcaatgagccgagatcgcaccactgcactccagcctgggtgacagagcgagactctgtctcaaaaaaaaaaaagaaagattcaatcaagcaaattaacatatccatcacctcaccaacttatcattttttgtgtgtggtaagaaagttgaaaatctgtttttgaagaagatttgaaatacacaatatattattattaactgtggtcactTTGCAGTGAAATAGATCCCTACAACTTATTTCTCCAGTCTAACTGAAACGTAGAAGCCCTTGATCAACATCTTGTCTTTCATCATCTTCCCTTTAATCCCTcaaccagcctctggtaaccacccttttactctttttctgtgagatcaacttttttagattctacatataaatgagataacgcaggatttgtctttctgtgcctgatttatttcacttagcataatgtcttccagttgcattcatgttattgcaaatggcagaatttccttctttttaaaggctgtctaatatttcattgtgcatatatactgcacttaaaaaatctattctccattgatagacacttaagttgcttccatatcttgtcaattttgaataatgctattaaaaaatgaataggaaaatgcagatatctctttgacataccaaTTTCAATTCCTGTGTATATCTATCcagaaatgagattgctggatctaacctcacttaatttctttctttttttttttttttctgagacggagtttcactcttgttgcccaggctggagtgcaatagcaccatctcaactcactgcaacctctgcctccctggttccagcaattctcctgcctcagcctcccaagtagctgggattccagacatgcaccaccacacccagttaattgttttttagcttttagtagagacggggttttgccattttgtccaggctggtttcaatctcctgacctcaggtgatccacccgcctctgcctcccaaagtgctgggattaatggcatgagccactgtgcccagcctggtttttttaattattattattgttgttgttttataatttcagcttttattttagattcaggggatgcGTGTGCAGgaatttgttacataggtatattgcatgatgctgacgTTTGGGGTAccattgatcccatcacccaggtagtgagcatagtacccctCTAAAGTATTTTTGGAGGCTTCTAGAGTTGTGTCTTGGGAATTTCCTCGTGGCATGTTTGTATCAGTTTACTTACCTGATTTCACTGGATTTTTTGGCTGCTGTGTGCTTTGTTGCTTTGTGAAGTAAAGGCTTTGTCAGCAGTCACTGTGATAAAGCCGGAACAACTGGGCGGGACCCGAGGGATGTTTTCCTTCCAGTGCCCGGGGCACATCTGCCTGGGTTTGGTAAGTGTGAGAAGGCAGACTAGTGGCAGGACTCATGGACAGTGAAATCTGTGGGAGTCCTGGGTGCTATAGTTTTAGGAAAGGCACTTATCAGAGGCCAAAGGCTTTTGTATTTTGGCTTCAGATGCTTGGGGCAATCTGAAAGCTGGGAAAATAAGGGAAAGGTTATACCCACAAGAGGATCTTAGAGAAACAGATAGCTTGCCCTTTCTACCTTGCATGAAGGGGCCTTAGTGTTTTCCGGTAGATGGTACCTGCCCTCCAAACCAGGTGGGATGCTAATGTACCTTTCAGCTCTAAAATTCTACTTGCATTTTACATGTTTCTACCACTGCTTCCAGAAATAAGAGGGAGCTGGGATTAGAAGTCGTGACCTTAAGACGTGTGGCCAGAGAGGCGTCACCTTCTGATCCCGGTTTGTTTGCTTGCGTTTCTCAGGGACCTGATGCCCAGAACCCTGGACGGGCAGATCACCATGGAGAAGACGCCCAGTTACTTCGTCACGCGGGAGGCCCCCGCGCGCATCTCGGCCATGTCCAAGGACACCAAGCTCATCGTGGTGGTGCGGGACCCAGTGACCAGGGCCATCTCGGACTACACGCAGACGCTGTCCAAGCGGCCCGACATCCCCACCTTCGAGAGTTTGACATTCAAAAACAGGACGACGGGCCTCATCGACACGTCCTGGAGCGCCATCCAGATCGGCATCTACGCCAAGCACCTGGAGCACTGGCTGCGCCACTTCCCCATCCGCCAGATGCTCTTCGTGAGCGGCGAGCGGCTCATCAGCGACCCGGCCGGGGAACTGGGCCGCGTGCAGGACTTCCTGGGCCTCAAGAGGATCATCACGGACAAGCACTTCTACTTCAACAAGACCAAGGGCTTCCCCTGCCTGAAGAAGGCGGAGGGCAGCAGCCGGCCTCATTGCCTGGGCAAGACCAAGGGCAGGACCCATCCTGAGATCGACCGCGAGGTGGTGCGCAGGCTGCGCGAGTTCTACCGGCCGTTCAACCTCAAGTTCTACCAGATGACCGGGCACGACTTTGGCTGGGATTGAACAGACCCGGGCTATGTACCTTACCCACGTGGCTTATCTATTGACAGAGattatatgtatgtaaaatgtacagaaatctattttataataatttatttttaattcataagcAATTAATTCACTAAGCTGCCTAGCCACACTCTTTAGAGAGTTAGCTTCATAATCTGTTAACATTCCAAAGTGTTTAACTCTAGTATTTCGTTCTCTTCTTCACAATTGATGGTGCTTCCATTTTTTCTTCTCCCCTACCTGTTATATTTAAAGCAAAGAAAAGCACAACTTGAGATTTTTGTTGTTACGGGTATTCAGCCTTCAGTCACCGTCTGAGTTCTCCAGTTGCTGCCTCCTTGTCTTGTCTTGGGTCTCCCATTCCAGCTTCCCTGTCTCTTCCTGCCTGTGTACCTCGTAGGAACGCTGAGCTGCCTCAACAGGGCTGTATTCTGAAGGGCAGGCCTCATGCAGCAGCCTCCTTGCAGATGTGGTGTCCGGTCCAATGATGTAGCCTGAAAGCCACAGCCCTAGGGTTCTGTCCCCCCCTCCATTCAGCACATGGGGAAATTTCTCACTCCCTTTACAGGGACATCcatatccttttttctttctttttgagatggagtcttgctcttgttgcccaggctggagcgcaatggtgtgatATATGCttaccacaacttctgcctcccggttcaagcgattctcctgtctcagcctcccaagtagctgggattacaggcatgcaccaccatgcctggctaattttgtatttttagtagagacggggtttcttcatgttggtcaggctggtatcaaactcccgacctcaggtgatccgcctgccttggcctccaaagtgttgggattacaggcgtgagccactgcgcccgctaTCCACATCCTTTTAGGGTCAGAATGGTAGGGTCCATTGACTTcagcttttgattttgcaggATGGCCCTGTGTCCTCCTCTGCCCCATTCCCTGGTTCATGAACCAGTTTGAAGTGTATGCAGATTGTTGTCCCGTCTTTCCCAGGTCACATGTGTGAGATGCCGGGGTGCTGCTTCAGAAATCAAGATGATCTCCTTTAATTTGCATGAAACTACACCATGCTGCGTTCCCCAGGCAGACAGTTCTGCTTTGACACACCAAAGAATCCCGTAGGCTAGCAGAGCCGCCAGCACAAACCAAGGGCGCTGGGTGTCAAGACTCAGAGGGGTCAGCTGTGTCCCTCGGCATCAGCGTCTACCAAGGTGCTGCTAGGTACAGAGCCAGCCAGTGTTGGGCAGCAGGCTCACAGCCTCAATAGGGAGAAAAGACAAAGGCCTCAAAATGACAGGCAGCCTGACAGAAGAAGGAGTCTGACACCTCAGCTTGATGCGTCTTTGGAATTCCTAGCTCATCTCAGAATTATATCTTAGAGTGATAATATGGGTGGTAGCCAGTGGCCAAACAGCAAGAACTAAGAGTGGCCCTTGCAAAAAAAGGTTGGGAAAGCTGGGCCCATATTGCCTGTAAACCCTTGAGCCTGATGCTCATACAGCTGTCCCTTGTTTTAGCCAGGTCTTGACAGAAGGGTTACCAGCACTGTCACTGCTCTACAGAATGCTCTCCCCGTGCCTCTCTGTTGATTTATAACAGTTGGGTAACCAGATAGCAATATAGTGGCAATTGAGTAGCCATATAGTAATACAGGGGCAGTTGGTTAAACATATAGCAATATCACATAATGATATGTTTAATTTAACCTCAGTTTTTTAAACCAGAATGGTTCTAC
The sequence above is a segment of the Gorilla gorilla gorilla isolate KB3781 chromosome 19, NHGRI_mGorGor1-v2.1_pri, whole genome shotgun sequence genome. Coding sequences within it:
- the LOC101151182 gene encoding heparan sulfate glucosamine 3-O-sulfotransferase 3B1, with translation MGQRLSGGRSCLDVPGRLLPQPPPPPPPVRRKLALLFAMLCVWLYMFLYSCAGSCAAAPGLLLLGSGSRAAHDPPALATAPDGTPPRLPFRAPPATPLASGKEMAEGAASPEEQSPEVPDSPSPISSFFSGSGSKQLPQAIIIGVKKGGTRALLEFLRVHPDVRAVGAEPHFFDRSYDKGLAWYRDLMPRTLDGQITMEKTPSYFVTREAPARISAMSKDTKLIVVVRDPVTRAISDYTQTLSKRPDIPTFESLTFKNRTTGLIDTSWSAIQIGIYAKHLEHWLRHFPIRQMLFVSGERLISDPAGELGRVQDFLGLKRIITDKHFYFNKTKGFPCLKKAEGSSRPHCLGKTKGRTHPEIDREVVRRLREFYRPFNLKFYQMTGHDFGWD